The genomic segment CACCAATCCAGAACAGGCTAATGCGGGAAATATCGCTCTGAACCAGCAACGTGACTATTCACTCATGCGGTTGGCCAACCGGACCACGGTGAGCTGGGACGGGCAGGAACTCAACGGCACCCTATTCTGGACTTATAAAGACCTCTACCACCCGATCGTGCAAGTCATCGACCAAGTAACCAATGACCCCGGAATCGACCTGAATTACCGGAATAAAAGCGATCTCCTGGACAATCCAAATAACTTCATCGTCGGGGCGAGAACCGTTTATGGTTACGGCAATGACGCCCGCTATTTTAATAACCTCGGAAATACCGGTGCACAATTCCTGAGCCGATCGACAGGAGCCCTCAATGTCGATCTCTATTGTGTAAATGAATACACATTCCTCCCCTCCTGGACACTCGTCACTGGGGCCGAGCTAAATTACGCCTCGCGTTCATCCGAACGTATCTTCCCAAATGCAGTGAGCAATGAAAATGAATACCTCGGCTTCAACCCTTATGCGGGTGCCCGTTACGCCGTCAACGACAAGATACTCATTTACGGCAATGTCAGCCGGAGCTTTGAGGCTCCCTCTTTTGGTGAACTCCAGCCTTTTTACCAACCACCCTTTGCTCCTGTAGCAGGATCCGACCTGAATGACCTCAGCCCGCAAACAGCCACCACAATAGAAATCGGCACCCGTGGCGAATGTGGCCCTGCGACTTGGGATGTGACATTTTATCACTCTTTGGTGGATAACGAACTCCTGACCTATAACCTCGGCGGTGGGGCTTCCGCCACGAGGAATGCCGACCAAACCATCCACCAAGGCATCGAACTAGGGCTCAATATCGACCTCTTCCAAGGAACCGACCCCAAGGGCCGGATTTTCGAAGACCGCTTATGGCTGCGCCAAGTATATAACTGGCAAAGTTTCACCTTCGATAACGATCCTCAATTCGGCAATAACCAGATAGCCTCGGCCCCTGAAAATTATTACCGCGCAGAGCTCCTCTACGAGCATCCTTGCGGATTCTACGCCGGACCAAATGTGGAATGGGTCCCCTCTGTGACTTACATCGACAACGCGAATACTTACTGGGCCAACCCCTATGCCCTGCTCGGGTTCAAAATCGGTTATGTTTCCCCGAAAGGATTTAATGTCTTTTTCGAAGCAAAAAACCTCACCGATGAAACCTATGCCTCGGCAGTGTCCATGATCGCCAATGCCGGCGGGAGAGACAGCGCCCAATTCCTCCCGGGCGACGGACGCGGTTTCTACGGTGGTGTGGTATGGAAATGGTAAACTCGCAGCAATATCCTCTGTGAATCAAAACAAATTGCCTAACACCTATCGTTGGTTGGCACTGGTTTGCAGTGTCACCCTCATCCTCAGTGCCGGCAGCGGAGTCCTGCACATCCTGATGACTTTTAGCCAAAAAGCCCCGCCTCCCCC from the Verrucomicrobiota bacterium genome contains:
- a CDS encoding TonB-dependent receptor; translation: MRKFITLLTLLSCLGSAHAQETKTQNLPTKLATIVVKGSTGDSSTIPSAANARAQIEQVPGGVNFIEADDSYLLGRTSNLRDALDYQPGIYIQPRFGAQESRISIRGSGLGRNFHGRGILMLQDGAPLNLADGGFDMQSVEPLAVDYIHVYRGGNGIFVGSANLGGAIDFVSRTGYSADKVQLRLEAGSFGYIHAQASSGMVVGPYDYYASVTEYKQDGFRAQSKQNNQNLFSNFGVKITDNVENRTFLNLIKTDSQLPGQITKGQMTTNPEQANAGNIALNQQRDYSLMRLANRTTVSWDGQELNGTLFWTYKDLYHPIVQVIDQVTNDPGIDLNYRNKSDLLDNPNNFIVGARTVYGYGNDARYFNNLGNTGAQFLSRSTGALNVDLYCVNEYTFLPSWTLVTGAELNYASRSSERIFPNAVSNENEYLGFNPYAGARYAVNDKILIYGNVSRSFEAPSFGELQPFYQPPFAPVAGSDLNDLSPQTATTIEIGTRGECGPATWDVTFYHSLVDNELLTYNLGGGASATRNADQTIHQGIELGLNIDLFQGTDPKGRIFEDRLWLRQVYNWQSFTFDNDPQFGNNQIASAPENYYRAELLYEHPCGFYAGPNVEWVPSVTYIDNANTYWANPYALLGFKIGYVSPKGFNVFFEAKNLTDETYASAVSMIANAGGRDSAQFLPGDGRGFYGGVVWKW